A single Gracilimonas sp. DNA region contains:
- the rplC gene encoding 50S ribosomal protein L3 — protein MSGLIGKKIGMTSVFDNVGRNIPVTVIEIEPCAITQIKTEETDGYKAVQLAAFDKKEKNVSKAVKGHFDKAGVSTKYKVVEFRDFIPEGLDVGDELNISDVFTVGDTVDVVANSKGRGFTGVIKRHNFSGVGDATHGQHNRLRAPGSIGGASDPSKVFKGMRMAGQSGNERVKIKNLSIAKILEDSNVILVTGSIPGPKGGYVEIHNKTSVIN, from the coding sequence ATGAGTGGTTTGATAGGAAAAAAAATTGGGATGACAAGCGTGTTTGATAACGTGGGAAGAAATATTCCTGTAACTGTTATCGAAATTGAACCTTGTGCTATTACCCAGATCAAAACAGAGGAAACGGATGGCTATAAAGCTGTTCAGTTGGCTGCTTTTGATAAAAAAGAGAAAAACGTAAGTAAAGCCGTTAAAGGTCATTTTGATAAAGCTGGCGTTTCCACCAAATATAAAGTTGTTGAATTCAGAGATTTTATTCCTGAAGGACTTGATGTTGGAGACGAATTGAATATCAGCGATGTATTCACTGTTGGTGATACTGTTGATGTTGTTGCTAATTCAAAAGGACGTGGTTTCACCGGTGTTATTAAGCGCCACAATTTCAGTGGTGTTGGTGATGCAACTCACGGTCAGCATAACCGATTAAGAGCTCCTGGTTCTATCGGTGGCGCATCCGACCCTTCTAAAGTATTTAAGGGAATGCGAATGGCTGGCCAGTCTGGAAATGAGCGAGTGAAGATTAAAAACCTGAGCATCGCCAAGATTCTTGAAGACTCCAACGTGATTTTGGTTACAGGATCAATTCCGGGACCAAAAGGCGGCTACGTAGAAATTCACAATAAAACGTCTGTTATCAATTAG